The nucleotide sequence ACCATCACTAAATATGAGAATGAATTAATTACGCTTCGAGCTCGCGCACAAACCGCACAAGCAACACGAAAAATCAATCAACAACTTTCAAATGTTGACTCAGGTGGAACTGTCGCGATGCTTGAAAAAATGAAAACCAAGGTGATTGAAGAAGAGTCGCTGGCGGAAGCTTACGGTCAACTTGCTGATGTGAATGTTTCATTAGACGAAAAAATCGAAAAGGCACTTGCAGAACCGTCACCCTCTCAAGCCAACGATACCTTAGCAGAGCTCAAGCGAAAAATGGGAATCTTACCTCCCGCATAATTCTTTCATCGGATCATTGGCAAAAAACGAGGCAGTTTGCCTCGTTTTTTTTATTCCTCCCAAACAAACTCAAAAAGGAAGATTGAAAGCACCATCATGATGATATCGTAAGCAGTTAGGAGTTTAAGAAAATTCTCAGCACGGAAAAACGGTGCATCTGGTTCCGTCGCGACTTCAGTTGCTTTAACCACCAAAATGATTACCGGAAGTATTGGTACAAACGATAAAGCGGCAAATAATCCGCTCTTTCCGTTGGTCATAGAAACAATAGCACTGATTAATGTAAGAACGATGGCAGTCCCTATCGCCCCTAAAAACATCGTAACGGAAAATATTAGCGTGTTTTCAATTTGCAGTTGAAGAAAGGCTGAATAAAGAAGTGCAATAAGAAGATTGATAAATAAAGAGAAAATTAAATTGACAAAGAACTTTGCCCCAAAAATGACATCCGTGGAATAAGATAACTTTAATAATAAAGAAGTTCCTCTCTCCCCTTCGCTAATAAAGCCTCTTTGAAGCGCCGTCATAGCCGCAAAGAAAATCGTGTTCCACATCAAGGTAGCAACAACATCATTTCTTAAGCGGGAGTCACCAACTGAAAAAAGAACCAGAGATACTGAGATCAAAACAAAAAGTAAAATGGCATTAAACCCGTACTTATTTCTAGACTCCAAAAGCACATCTTTTGAAATCAATCGAAAAATATCTTTGGCTTCGTTAATCACTTTTTTCATCATTCACTGTCTCATTAAGAGAAATTCGCTAATGAGAAGGCTCGCATGTTTTACTTAGAAAAAATTTAACCCTTTTTGTTTCATCTCAATTCGCATGCATGTTCAATACACTTATCAATTTTGAAGCAAGTAAATCATTCTCGTTTTTAGAATCAACACCAAATTCCACCCCGATTTCTAAATAGAAACAAGCATCTTTTGCCAGCCTTCCAAAAATTTGTTCATTTGCCTTTAATCGAAAGTAATCTTTTTCGGTTGTTACAATAAGGTTAATCCCCTTTCTCAATCTTCTTAAAAGAATATCTTCAATATCCCTTTCTTGAAAAATGTAATGATCAGGGAATACTTTGAATTCGTCAACCAAGAGTCCTGCATATTCAAGTGTCTCCCGAAAACTATTTGGGTCGCCTATGCCGCAAAAAGCAAACACCGAAGTGTAATTGAAATTATTCTTTCCTAAGTCGATCAATTCTCCGGTTGCAAAACTTCTTAAGCCTTTAATCACCATAGTTGTTTTCACGATAGGTTTGTGGTATGGTGCAATTTCTTTTGTTATTTGTTTAATGGGTGAATAACGATCAACTTTTGAAAGTAGAATAAAGTCTGCCCGTTTAATCCCATCAACACTCTCTCGTAATCTTCCGAGAGGAATCAAGAAATCTTCAAATGGAGAACGCAGGGGATTAATCACTAAAAGATCCAAATCTCGACGAATTGATTGATGTTGAAATCCATCATCTAAAAGAATGACATCAGGAAGGTGGTTTCCAAAATCTCGTAAGATTAATTCGACACCTTCGGAACGAACTTCTGCGACAACAACAATCGTTTTCGGATTTCGCCTTGCAAGCATTAAAGGCTCATCACCTGCTTCGCTTGCACTAAGCCTTACTAAATTTCCATCGCAAACCGTAAGCGTACCTTTGGTTTTTCTGCCGTATCCCCTAGATATTACGGCCACTCGCACATTTTGAGATAAATAAAATTGAATCAACCAATCGACAATCGGCGTCTTCCCTTCGCCACCAACCGAGAGATTCCCAACCGAGACTACTGGAATTGGCGAATTGTAAACCTTTAAAAACCCCTTTTCAAATGCCTTATTTCTTAGCGTAGTTATGAATTCATAAAATAAAGCAAGTGCCTTTAAGGCTAATTTCATAACCGATTCATTGAATTGAAAAGATTTAAAATAAAAAAGCATTGGCAAGATTCTTACCAATGCTTCTGATGAAAGGTAAATTTATTTCTTTCGGAAGGGTTCAATGTCTCCGGGGTTTCTCAGCATTTTATTGACTTCCATAATATGAAGCTCTTCATCATGTATCATTTGACGAGCATACTCTTCCAAAAGCACCGATTTGCCTTCAACACAGTCAAGCAGATCTTTGTATAGTGAAAGACCCATTTCTTCATGCTCAAGGGATTCACGAAGTATCGCACCGATATCATGATTTTCAGTTTCTAGCAATTGACCAATTCCAAGTGAAGGATGCTCACCCAATCCCGTAATCAATTCGCCCGCCTGATGAGCATGTGTGAGCGATTCACTCGCTTGAGTTCTAAGCCAAGAGACGATTGGAATTCGATTATACCCGTATATCATAAATGAATAATGGGTGTAGCGAACAACACCTGCAAGTTCAGCTTCTAAAATCTTGTTCAAAATTTTAACAGCTTCTTTCAAAATCGAAGAATCTGCCGCTGAATGCTCTTGATGCTTCATTTGTGATTTTTTGTTCTTTTTATCTGACATGCGAAAATCTAAAGTATTTATTAATGAAAACATGAATAAACATACATTTTTTTATCTGTACATTTCGTAGATGATTCTTAAAATCAATCTGTTTGTACTTCGTCTAATTTTGATTCTGTTGTTATGGCGGATTTAAATAACCTTAGCTCTCTTCCACAAAACACACTTTTGCTTCTCAAAAAAGCGAAGTCTTCTTCATCTTCCCTTTTACGGCTCACAACAAAAGAAGCAGAGGACGCACTTTCTAAAATTGCAATCGAGTTAGAAAAATATTCTCAACGGATACTTGAAGCCAATTCGCGAGACTTGAAGAAAATGGACCCCAATAATCCTAAGTATGATCGTCTTCTCCTTTCTCCTTCAAGGCTTGAATCAATTCTAAAGGATATGAGGCGCGTTTCTTTGCTACCATCGCCAATTGGTACTGTGTTGGAGAGAAAAAAGCTTGAGAATGGTTTAACTCTTGAAAAGATTCGCGTTCCTTTAGGCTCTGTGGGTGTCATCTATGAAGCCCGCCCCAATGTTACTTTTGACGTTTTTGCGCTTTGCTTCAAATCTGGAAATGTTTGCATACTCAAAGGCGGAAGTGATGCTGAAGAAACCAATCGAGCAGCGGTTCAAGCCATTCAAGAGATTCTTACATCCTTAGGGCTGAATCCTTCAATCATTACACTTCTTCCAATTGAACGAGCAGCAACAGATATTTTGCTTTCTGCAAGAGAGTATGTTGATGTTCTCATCCCAAGAGGAAGTCAAGAATTGATTCAATTCGTAAGAGAAAAATCCCTTGTAGCGGTAATTGAAACCGGCGCAGGAATCGTTCATACTTATTTCGACCAATCAGGCGATTTAGAAAAAGGAAAAGAAATAATATATAATGCAAAAACTCGCCGCCCCAGTGTTTGTAATAGTCTTGATACCCTAATTATTCATCGAAGCCGTCTAAACGACCTGATTCCATTAGTTCGTCCATTACTTGAAAAGCGTGTTCTGATTTACGCCGATGAACTTTCGTTCAAAACCCTTGATGGTAATTATCCGTATTTAGAAAAAGCAACTGAGGAACATTTTGGAATCGAATTTTTATCTCTCACATTATCAGTTAAAACCGTTGATACTTTCGAGCACGCCTTAGCTCACATAGCTCAATTCAGCTCAAAACATAGTGAAGCCATAATCTCTGAAGATGCGGGAGTTATTGAAGACTTTCTCAATTTGGTAGATGCTGCCGCAGTCTATGCCAATGCTTCAACTGCTTTTACAGATGGCGGTGAATTCGGAATGGGGGCAGAAATCGGAATTAGCACACAAAAGCTCCACGCCCGTGGCCCAATGGCACTTCCTGAGCTTTGTACTTATAAATGGAAAATTCGTGGAGATGGACAGGTTCGATAAAAAAGAGCGCCTTCTTGGCGCTCTTTTTCTTAACAAGGTTGTTTGAAGCTTTAATTCATTGAAACCACACTCGTTATCTTTTGAGCGGCATCGCCCAATCCCTCCGCGCCAATGAGATTAAGACCGGATTCATCTAACATTTGTCGTGCAATATCGGCATTGGTTCCAGCCAAGCGAACAATAACAGGCACTTGAATATTTATCCCTTTTGCAGCTTCAATAATTCCGGCGGCAACACGGTCACATCGAACAATCCCTCCAAAAATGTTAACAAAAATGGCTTTGACATTTTTATCTCCCAAGATAATCCGAAATCCCTCCTGTACGGTCTTTGCACTTGCCCCACCGCCTACATCCAAAAAGTTAGCCGGTTTTGCCCCTGCAAGTTTTATCACATCCATCGTTGCCATAGCAAGTCCGGCACCATTTACCATACAGCCAACATTTCCATCCAAGCGAACATAGTTTAAGTTTGAACGAGAGGCTTCTACTTCAAGCGGATCCTCCTCTGTTTCATCACGTAATGCCGCATATTCTTTGTGTCGAAATAGCGCGTTCTCATCCAAGTTAATCTTCGCGTCCAAAGCAAGAACGCGTCCCTCCTTAGTCACCACCAATGGATTAATCTCTGCAATTGAGGCATCTGATTTCAGAAAAGCATCATAAAGAGCATGAATAAATTGCACAGCGTTTTTGTATTGATCTCCTGAAAGACCTAAGAATAACGCTGCTTCCCGTGCTTGAAATGCTTGAAGACCAAGAGTCGGATGAATGTGAATCTTTAATAATTTTTCAGGTGCTTCCTCAGCCACTTTTTCAATTTCCATTCCACCTTCAGTTGAAACCATCAAAACATTCATTGATACAGCACGGTCAAGCGTAATTCCAAGGTAAAACTCCTTTTCGATTGCCATTCCCTCTTCAACAATTAACCGTCGAACGATCTTCCCCTCAGGTCCTGTTTGGTGGGTGACAAGTTTAGCACCGATTAAGCGACTTGCCACTTGAAACGCTTCTTCCGCCGAACCAACAACCTTTACTCCGCCTGCCTTACCTCTTCCGCCTGCATGAATCTGTGCCTTTACAACCACTTTTCCTCCCCCTTGTGCAGAAAGCATTTTTTCAGCTTCAACTTTTGCGTCTTCTGCGTTGTAAACAACAACATTTTTTGGGACAGAAACGCCATATTGCTTTAACAAATCTTTTGCTTGATGCTCGTGAATATTCATTGATTTACAGAATAGATTTAAAAATTATTTTCTTTTAATGTTTACAAAATGTTTTATGAAGTTTTTAACTGCGATACTTTGAAACTATCATTTCAGCCTCTTCTTCAACTGAGCGCATGATTTCATTAAATGGCACCTCGCCCAATTCCATCCGAATTCCTTCAAAATTTCGACGATGTAATTCAGCTTCCTCTTCTTCCAAAGAACTTGAAAGCAAATGTGAAACATAAAGATACTTAACCGCTTCAAAGTCACTTTTTGTATGATGCAAAAAAATTCCAAGTTGAGAAGCAGCCGCAGCGACTCCGGAAATATTTTTCAATTGATCTTGCGTTTCAAAAATTTCTAAAAATTTCGCTCGTGCTTTTTTCATTTGACCATTCGAAGCATAAATCGCCGCTAATTGATTTCTGGTAGCCATTGCACCCATCATGTTTTCTAATTCATCTAATTCACCAATAGCCTTCTCCATCGCCTCTGTTGCTTCCAACATTCGGTTAAGAACCAAACAAACTGATGCGAATTGAAGACGAATCATCACCGTTAACCTCAGTTCAGATTCTGATACTTCCAACGCCATTTTCAGTAAATCATATGCATCCGGAAACATTTTTTTTTCAATCAACTCTGGAAGAAGTGACAATGTCATTTGAACGGATTGCATGTCAAGCCCGGCACTCATCAAATGAAATTGAATCGCTTTTGCTCGATTTCCTTCATTAAAATTGACATCGCAAACTTTTTTTGTATAAAAGTTCGCAAGGGCTATGTGTGCATTTCGGTTATCTTCCTGTGAGACATGAAGCTTTCTTTTTACTATTTCTGAAACAGAAAAATAGTTGATCTCTTTGAGAATTTCTGCTGATAAGAAACCGCTGTTAGCCAAACTAAGAAAGGCATCTTCAGGGGAATGGTTAAATGCTTCGGTCAATTGAAGCTCACGCCAAACAAGTTGAATATCGTCATAGGTTAACGGGGATAATAGTCTTGAAAGCACAACGAAAAGAGCAAGTTCATTCGGTAATTTCCCATTTTGCAAAGTTTTAATTGCCAATTCCGCCAATTTGATTTCGATGCTTCCACCAGTAGGTTGATTTGAGCTGAGAGCGTTTATGAGATTATTACCGGATTCGTCTTGTCGGAGAAGAAAGTTAAGCATCGACTTATGCTGGGGCTTATTTAATTGCGGATATTTTTCAATAGCCTGTGAGATGATTGACTCAGGTTTTGTTAATTCCTGTTCCGTATAAATCATTGAGACCTCCGTTTTTTATTCTAAGAAACAACTTACTTGCGGATGATTAATTTTCTATGATTGCAGGTTCTAAAATTAATTTCTTGGAGTGATCATTCAGATATTCAGCATCTCTATGAAATGTTCCATCTCGTAAGTGGCGTTCACATTCAAATTTAAATTCCTCCAATCTTTCGAGAATTTTTCGCCAATCGTTTTCTCTCACTAAAAAATCTCTTACTTTCGATACGCTTGGAAGACCTTTCAAATAGGTTGAGTAATGACGTCGCATTTCAAGAACGCCATATTTTTCACCTTTCCATTCCAAAGACATTTTTAGGTGTTCAGCAGCAACATCAATTCGCTCTTCATAACTCGGCGGGAATGGAAGCCCCCCGGTTTTCATTAGGATTTTCGAGTCTCGAAAAATAAAGGGATTGCCAATTGCACCTCGGCCAATCATTACCCCATCAACTTCACTTTCCTTAAATCGCTTTGGCACATCTTCGGCATTCCAAATATCACCGTTACCAATTATTGGAATTGAAGCGATTTCTTTCGCCCGCCGAATCCACTCCCAATCTGCCACACCCTTAAACATTTGCTTTTTTGTTCGCCCGTGGATAGTTAATGCTGCAATTCCGCAACCTTCAAGACGCTTTAAGGTATCTAAAATTGAAATTGAATTTTCATCCCAGCCAATTCTCGTTTTACAAGTCACCGGAAGTTTTACCGCCTTTACTACCGCCGAAGTAATTTCCTCCATTAACCAAGGAGTACAGAGCAAACCGGATCCTGCACCTCTTCCAGCCACTTGCTTTGCAGGACATCCGTAATTAATATCTATAAAATCAGGATTTGCAGATTCTGCAATCAATGCCGCCTCAACCATTGCTTCGACTTGATTGCCAAATATTTGAATTGATACCGGACGCTCATCATCAAATACGGTAATTTTGCGAAGCGACTTTGCAGCGCCTCTCACCAAACCCTCAGAACTTACAAATTCAGTATAGACGATATCAGCTCCAAATTTTTTACAAAGTCTGCGAAATGAAGGATCTGTAACATCCTCCATAGGTGCTAAAACAATCGGTTTATCGATATCAATATTTCCAATCTTCATAAATTATCGTCACTTTCAAGAACATTTCATTTCTAAATAATAAAGATAAGCATTCCAATAAAATGGCCGACATCGAATTCTCAGGAAAATTATCTCAAAATCACTTGACCGGGGTATGGGAAATTCTTTCATATGAAGTAACTGCATTAAACGGAGAGAAATTGTATCCTTACTCACTTTCTCCAAAAGGATACTTAATCTACACGAAGGAATCTATAATGGCTGTTCAAATTATGCATCCAGAGCGACCGAAGCACCAAACGCCGGGCGTTGAAAATAACGATGAACTGAAGCGGCTTTATAACGGCTATATCGCTTACTTTGGAAGATATGCATTTGATGAAAAGCAACAGGAAGTCACACACTTTGTAGAGGGAAGTTTACAGACTTGGATTATTGATACCAATCAAAAACGAGCGGCAAGTTTTCATATTAACAGCTTTACGGATACGCGCCTTATTTTGAGCGCCCATCTCTCAAGCGGCAGAAATACACGTTTTCATGAAATCACTTGGCGTCGAATCCGTGAGAAGTAACATTATTCTCCTTTTCCATTGAGTTCAGCAATTTGAGCAACTTTCTTTTGTGAATCTGGAAGCGGAATGTGAATTAAGCCTTCGGAGGGGTCACCGCATCCTTCAGTTAGTTTGTACTGATAAAGAAACGCTGTATAGGCTGAAAGAATCGCATCAAGCTCATCATCAGTTAGTAAAATGTTAGACGGTCTTGGCATATTCTTGATGATGCGAGCCAGTCTTGTTTGGGTAAATTCCCTTACCTCTTCAGAAGATTTTTTTCCGGCGACACTCAGTGCCAAAC is from Chloroherpetonaceae bacterium and encodes:
- a CDS encoding heme exporter protein CcmB: MMKKVINEAKDIFRLISKDVLLESRNKYGFNAILLFVLISVSLVLFSVGDSRLRNDVVATLMWNTIFFAAMTALQRGFISEGERGTSLLLKLSYSTDVIFGAKFFVNLIFSLFINLLIALLYSAFLQLQIENTLIFSVTMFLGAIGTAIVLTLISAIVSMTNGKSGLFAALSFVPILPVIILVVKATEVATEPDAPFFRAENFLKLLTAYDIIMMVLSIFLFEFVWEE
- a CDS encoding glutamate-5-semialdehyde dehydrogenase, with translation MADLNNLSSLPQNTLLLLKKAKSSSSSLLRLTTKEAEDALSKIAIELEKYSQRILEANSRDLKKMDPNNPKYDRLLLSPSRLESILKDMRRVSLLPSPIGTVLERKKLENGLTLEKIRVPLGSVGVIYEARPNVTFDVFALCFKSGNVCILKGGSDAEETNRAAVQAIQEILTSLGLNPSIITLLPIERAATDILLSAREYVDVLIPRGSQELIQFVREKSLVAVIETGAGIVHTYFDQSGDLEKGKEIIYNAKTRRPSVCNSLDTLIIHRSRLNDLIPLVRPLLEKRVLIYADELSFKTLDGNYPYLEKATEEHFGIEFLSLTLSVKTVDTFEHALAHIAQFSSKHSEAIISEDAGVIEDFLNLVDAAAVYANASTAFTDGGEFGMGAEIGISTQKLHARGPMALPELCTYKWKIRGDGQVR
- the lpxK gene encoding tetraacyldisaccharide 4'-kinase — its product is MKLALKALALFYEFITTLRNKAFEKGFLKVYNSPIPVVSVGNLSVGGEGKTPIVDWLIQFYLSQNVRVAVISRGYGRKTKGTLTVCDGNLVRLSASEAGDEPLMLARRNPKTIVVVAEVRSEGVELILRDFGNHLPDVILLDDGFQHQSIRRDLDLLVINPLRSPFEDFLIPLGRLRESVDGIKRADFILLSKVDRYSPIKQITKEIAPYHKPIVKTTMVIKGLRSFATGELIDLGKNNFNYTSVFAFCGIGDPNSFRETLEYAGLLVDEFKVFPDHYIFQERDIEDILLRRLRKGINLIVTTEKDYFRLKANEQIFGRLAKDACFYLEIGVEFGVDSKNENDLLASKLISVLNMHAN
- a CDS encoding lipocalin-like domain-containing protein, encoding MADIEFSGKLSQNHLTGVWEILSYEVTALNGEKLYPYSLSPKGYLIYTKESIMAVQIMHPERPKHQTPGVENNDELKRLYNGYIAYFGRYAFDEKQQEVTHFVEGSLQTWIIDTNQKRAASFHINSFTDTRLILSAHLSSGRNTRFHEITWRRIREK
- a CDS encoding ferritin-like domain-containing protein; translation: MKHQEHSAADSSILKEAVKILNKILEAELAGVVRYTHYSFMIYGYNRIPIVSWLRTQASESLTHAHQAGELITGLGEHPSLGIGQLLETENHDIGAILRESLEHEEMGLSLYKDLLDCVEGKSVLLEEYARQMIHDEELHIMEVNKMLRNPGDIEPFRKK
- the sucC gene encoding ADP-forming succinate--CoA ligase subunit beta, with translation MNIHEHQAKDLLKQYGVSVPKNVVVYNAEDAKVEAEKMLSAQGGGKVVVKAQIHAGGRGKAGGVKVVGSAEEAFQVASRLIGAKLVTHQTGPEGKIVRRLIVEEGMAIEKEFYLGITLDRAVSMNVLMVSTEGGMEIEKVAEEAPEKLLKIHIHPTLGLQAFQAREAALFLGLSGDQYKNAVQFIHALYDAFLKSDASIAEINPLVVTKEGRVLALDAKINLDENALFRHKEYAALRDETEEDPLEVEASRSNLNYVRLDGNVGCMVNGAGLAMATMDVIKLAGAKPANFLDVGGGASAKTVQEGFRIILGDKNVKAIFVNIFGGIVRCDRVAAGIIEAAKGINIQVPVIVRLAGTNADIARQMLDESGLNLIGAEGLGDAAQKITSVVSMN
- the dusB gene encoding tRNA dihydrouridine synthase DusB, producing MKIGNIDIDKPIVLAPMEDVTDPSFRRLCKKFGADIVYTEFVSSEGLVRGAAKSLRKITVFDDERPVSIQIFGNQVEAMVEAALIAESANPDFIDINYGCPAKQVAGRGAGSGLLCTPWLMEEITSAVVKAVKLPVTCKTRIGWDENSISILDTLKRLEGCGIAALTIHGRTKKQMFKGVADWEWIRRAKEIASIPIIGNGDIWNAEDVPKRFKESEVDGVMIGRGAIGNPFIFRDSKILMKTGGLPFPPSYEERIDVAAEHLKMSLEWKGEKYGVLEMRRHYSTYLKGLPSVSKVRDFLVRENDWRKILERLEEFKFECERHLRDGTFHRDAEYLNDHSKKLILEPAIIEN